One genomic region from Robbsia betulipollinis encodes:
- a CDS encoding ABC transporter substrate-binding protein produces MPSAWRAAPSWVATLALIATLGVTHAACAASATIAAGIYPSYPPLDMRDPQTDKLTGFDVDLGNALAAKLSARLDWVETNYAELIAAVKTGRIQIFFNGMSDTAERREQIAFVDYLRSGSQFMTMATTPLASPEALCGKKIGISRLTNMPAALQAWSAQHCEKAGKPAAIYVPADNSIDGRIQMKQGRTEAVLQDSLTVPRTLDQEKGKYLTVGEPFAYYEMGVGVGKQDAALQKRIAQALQQLIDDGTYAKMMAKWGLPASSALRQVTINDAPIPK; encoded by the coding sequence GTGCCGTCGGCATGGCGCGCCGCGCCGTCATGGGTCGCCACGCTGGCGCTGATCGCCACGCTGGGCGTGACGCACGCCGCGTGTGCCGCTTCCGCGACGATTGCGGCGGGCATCTATCCCAGTTATCCGCCGCTCGACATGCGCGACCCGCAGACCGACAAGCTGACCGGCTTCGATGTCGATCTGGGCAACGCGCTGGCGGCGAAACTGAGCGCCCGGCTGGATTGGGTCGAGACCAATTACGCGGAGCTGATCGCGGCCGTCAAGACCGGGCGTATCCAGATCTTCTTCAATGGCATGTCCGATACCGCCGAGCGACGCGAACAGATCGCCTTCGTCGACTATCTGCGCTCGGGATCGCAGTTCATGACCATGGCGACAACGCCGCTGGCTTCCCCTGAAGCCTTGTGCGGCAAGAAAATCGGCATTAGCCGCCTGACGAACATGCCCGCCGCGCTGCAGGCCTGGAGCGCCCAGCATTGCGAGAAAGCCGGCAAGCCGGCCGCCATCTACGTACCGGCCGACAACAGCATCGACGGCCGCATCCAGATGAAGCAGGGCCGCACCGAGGCGGTCCTGCAGGACAGTCTGACGGTGCCGCGCACCCTCGATCAGGAAAAGGGCAAGTATCTGACGGTGGGCGAGCCGTTCGCCTATTACGAAATGGGGGTGGGGGTCGGGAAGCAGGATGCGGCCCTGCAGAAGCGGATCGCGCAGGCGTTGCAGCAACTGATCGATGACGGTACCTACGCGAAAATGATGGCGAAATGGGGTTTGCCCGCCAGCAGCGCGCTGCGGCAAGTGACCATCAACGACGCACCCATCCCGAAATAA
- a CDS encoding IclR family transcriptional regulator, translated as MVRSRAEAVLPLDVSPSGVDVIDRVVAILLAFRTGDPPLTLTEIANRTGLYKSTVLRLTAALGHHHLLTRSSDGRYQLGILNYSIGKRYESNLNIGDVLLPLMRDLNEKLGETVAFHIRSGNVRVCLFRIDSRFSVRADVKPGDIQQLERGAGGRVLLAFCGQTGDPYEAIRNDHCYLSMGERDAETAGVSAPVFGPMQELIGAVGIVTPITRMTADQADPFTVSVLDTAARATARLGGDNTGMLAALARRQ; from the coding sequence ATGGTTCGTTCACGCGCGGAGGCCGTCCTGCCCTTGGACGTTTCCCCCAGCGGGGTCGATGTCATCGACCGCGTGGTGGCGATACTGCTCGCATTTCGCACCGGCGATCCGCCGCTGACATTGACCGAGATCGCCAATCGCACCGGCCTGTACAAAAGCACCGTGCTCCGTTTGACCGCCGCACTCGGTCATCATCATTTGCTGACCCGATCGAGCGACGGACGCTATCAATTAGGCATATTGAATTACAGCATCGGGAAACGCTACGAATCCAATCTCAATATTGGCGACGTCCTTCTGCCGTTGATGCGCGACCTGAATGAAAAGCTCGGAGAGACCGTGGCGTTTCATATCCGCTCCGGGAACGTACGGGTTTGTCTTTTTCGCATCGATTCCCGGTTTTCGGTTCGTGCCGACGTCAAGCCCGGCGATATCCAGCAACTCGAGCGGGGCGCGGGCGGCCGGGTTCTGCTGGCCTTCTGCGGCCAGACGGGCGACCCGTACGAAGCGATTCGAAACGACCATTGCTATCTTTCGATGGGCGAAAGAGATGCGGAAACCGCGGGCGTGTCGGCCCCCGTATTCGGTCCGATGCAGGAACTCATCGGAGCCGTCGGCATCGTCACGCCCATCACGCGAATGACAGCCGATCAAGCCGACCCTTTCACAGTGTCGGTACTCGATACCGCCGCGCGGGCGACGGCCCGGCTCGGTGGGGACAACACCGGAATGCTGGCCGCGTTGGCACGCAGGCAGTAA
- a CDS encoding SDR family NAD(P)-dependent oxidoreductase, whose amino-acid sequence MKLDGKKALITGADSGIGAAIAELFAKAGADVAILYHTDHDGANRTARNVQAHGRKAFVLQNDVMDSRAVASAMSAVVEELGRVDILVNSAGKGMGGVPVVEMTDEKLDVILNTDLKGPFFFCREFAKHRLAQGGQGRIVLISSVAGHLPTPESAPYEMAKAGVNSLIRSLSRELAPHKINVNGVAPGLIQTPMTQERLDDPKASAKAMENIPWHRAGQPEEIAQVALLLASDAGDYVTGQTWTIDGGLTMQWGGA is encoded by the coding sequence ATGAAACTTGACGGAAAAAAGGCTTTGATCACGGGCGCGGACTCGGGAATTGGCGCGGCGATCGCCGAGTTGTTCGCGAAGGCGGGCGCGGATGTGGCAATCCTGTATCACACGGATCACGACGGTGCGAATCGGACGGCGCGTAACGTTCAGGCGCACGGACGCAAGGCATTCGTGCTTCAAAACGATGTCATGGACTCCCGTGCCGTGGCGTCTGCGATGAGCGCGGTGGTCGAGGAGCTGGGTCGGGTCGACATTCTCGTCAACAGCGCGGGCAAGGGAATGGGCGGCGTCCCGGTTGTCGAGATGACCGACGAAAAACTGGATGTGATTTTGAACACCGATCTCAAAGGGCCTTTCTTTTTTTGTCGCGAATTCGCGAAACACCGGTTGGCGCAGGGTGGTCAAGGCCGTATCGTGCTGATTTCCTCGGTCGCGGGACACCTGCCGACACCGGAAAGCGCGCCCTATGAAATGGCCAAGGCAGGGGTCAATTCGCTGATCCGCAGTCTTTCGCGGGAACTTGCGCCGCACAAGATCAATGTGAACGGCGTCGCGCCCGGCCTGATCCAGACACCGATGACGCAAGAGCGACTGGACGATCCGAAGGCCAGCGCCAAGGCGATGGAAAACATTCCCTGGCACCGCGCCGGGCAACCCGAGGAAATCGCACAGGTCGCCCTCTTGCTGGCAAGCGACGCGGGCGATTACGTCACCGGCCAGACGTGGACGATCGACGGTGGACTGACGATGCAGTGGGGCGGCGCCTGA
- a CDS encoding amidohydrolase family protein — protein MDLLFTDAVLLSCDAHHRALDHAALAVRGNRIVALGKRAEVERQYPDLPRFDARGLAIMPGMVNAHTHTVLMALRGTVEDWSGDSIYRYMTPISYAMTPAERAVIATLGCVEAIRSGTTTLVDPFRYVAGYVDAMAATGLRLWVSEACADIDTRRIRHGDYSIDPAFGEAFFARATALIDDYHGSYDDRVRCQVAAHAPDNCSPAMLHRLHELARTRGLSRTIHLSQSPLEVAAVRARHGLTSAAYLAREGFLGPDLIAAHWTFCDRADITLLAEHGVQMAHTPASISRRGLHKALLGPIRDAGVSVAFGTDNMSEDMFQAMAVGSIAWRTGRGRGDGIAQEGGVDPSPQDILVAATRAGARSVGAEQEIGSLEIGKKADLTLIDLNTPAMRPMIRLPSNLVHYGHPGIVHSVMVDGEFVMRERKVLTVDEPALLAEAEAVTRRVWRRMLEQNPDIRRPESELPWLEG, from the coding sequence ATGGATCTCCTCTTTACCGACGCCGTCCTGCTGAGCTGCGACGCCCATCACCGCGCGCTGGATCATGCTGCGCTCGCGGTGCGGGGCAACCGCATCGTCGCGCTCGGCAAGCGCGCGGAGGTCGAACGCCAGTATCCGGACCTGCCGCGTTTCGACGCGCGGGGTCTGGCGATCATGCCGGGGATGGTGAACGCGCACACGCACACGGTCCTGATGGCGCTGCGCGGCACCGTCGAGGACTGGTCCGGCGACAGCATCTACCGTTACATGACGCCGATCTCCTACGCGATGACGCCCGCGGAGCGCGCGGTGATCGCCACGCTCGGCTGTGTCGAGGCGATTCGCAGCGGCACGACCACGCTGGTCGATCCGTTTCGCTACGTGGCGGGGTATGTGGACGCGATGGCCGCCACGGGTTTGCGTCTCTGGGTGTCCGAGGCCTGCGCGGATATCGATACGCGACGCATCCGGCACGGCGACTATTCGATCGACCCGGCGTTCGGCGAGGCGTTTTTCGCGCGCGCGACCGCGTTGATCGACGATTACCATGGCAGCTATGACGATCGCGTGCGCTGCCAAGTGGCCGCGCACGCGCCGGACAATTGTTCCCCGGCCATGCTGCATCGGCTGCACGAACTGGCGCGCACGCGCGGCTTGAGCCGCACCATCCATCTCTCGCAAAGCCCGCTCGAAGTCGCTGCGGTGCGCGCGCGGCACGGGCTCACCTCCGCCGCCTATCTGGCGCGCGAGGGCTTCCTGGGGCCGGACCTGATCGCCGCGCACTGGACGTTCTGCGACCGTGCGGACATCACGCTGCTGGCCGAACATGGCGTGCAGATGGCGCACACGCCAGCCAGCATCTCGCGCCGCGGGCTGCACAAGGCTTTGCTCGGGCCCATCCGCGACGCGGGCGTCAGCGTCGCGTTCGGCACCGACAATATGAGCGAAGACATGTTCCAGGCGATGGCGGTCGGTTCGATCGCCTGGCGCACCGGCCGCGGACGCGGCGACGGCATCGCCCAGGAGGGCGGCGTCGATCCCAGTCCGCAGGACATTCTTGTCGCGGCGACGCGCGCGGGGGCGCGGTCGGTGGGCGCCGAGCAGGAGATCGGCTCGCTGGAAATCGGCAAGAAAGCCGACCTGACCCTGATCGATCTGAACACCCCGGCGATGCGGCCCATGATCCGTCTGCCCTCGAACCTCGTGCATTACGGTCATCCCGGTATCGTGCATTCGGTGATGGTCGACGGCGAATTCGTGATGCGCGAGCGCAAGGTGCTGACCGTGGACGAGCCCGCGCTGCTCGCCGAGGCCGAGGCGGTGACGCGCCGGGTCTGGCGGCGCATGCTGGAACAGAACCCCGATATCCGCCGGCCCGAAAGCGAACTGCCCTGGCTCGAGGGATGA
- a CDS encoding alpha/beta fold hydrolase: MLTTLPKGGTARAAFCRAIRPHEAHPARCTTAGRAFQIRRKEEAMSTLTTDLLDMTYQDNGPKDGPVVLLIHGWPDDASTWDAVAVQLNRTGLRTIVPTLRGFGATRLHEGEARTGNSAILAMDMMALMDGLGIDRFMVAGHDWGSNAAEALAVGWPERVERMAMLCTPSRLGGMPTPPFEQAQRQWYHWFMATGRGAQAVRDDRRGFAHLHWVNWSPPGWFDEATFNRVAAAFDNPDWVEVTLHSYRARWDEATPDPSSQWLEDKIRTTRTLSLPTVYIQGAVDGVNPPSAAKGVPSKFTGPFAFIELTGVGHFAQRENPDAVAKHLLHLFTGDPATLASLVD, translated from the coding sequence TTGCTGACCACGTTGCCGAAGGGTGGAACGGCCAGGGCGGCGTTCTGCCGCGCGATCCGCCCGCATGAGGCCCATCCCGCCCGGTGCACGACTGCCGGGCGGGCCTTTCAGATTCGACGCAAAGAGGAAGCGATGTCGACTTTGACGACAGACCTGCTTGATATGACTTATCAAGACAACGGTCCGAAAGACGGTCCCGTTGTCCTGCTCATCCACGGCTGGCCCGACGATGCATCGACCTGGGACGCCGTCGCAGTGCAGTTGAACCGCACCGGTCTCCGAACGATCGTGCCGACACTGCGTGGGTTCGGCGCGACGCGTCTTCACGAAGGGGAGGCGCGTACCGGAAACAGTGCCATTCTCGCGATGGACATGATGGCGTTGATGGATGGGCTCGGCATCGATCGCTTCATGGTTGCAGGCCATGACTGGGGATCGAACGCGGCTGAAGCGCTTGCCGTGGGATGGCCCGAACGTGTTGAGCGGATGGCGATGCTGTGTACGCCCTCTCGCCTGGGTGGCATGCCGACTCCGCCCTTCGAGCAGGCCCAACGGCAGTGGTATCACTGGTTCATGGCAACGGGCCGCGGCGCTCAGGCAGTGCGCGACGACCGGCGAGGGTTCGCGCACCTGCATTGGGTCAACTGGTCCCCGCCCGGCTGGTTCGACGAGGCGACCTTCAACCGTGTCGCGGCAGCGTTCGACAATCCCGATTGGGTGGAGGTCACGCTGCACAGCTACCGGGCGCGTTGGGACGAGGCGACGCCCGATCCGAGCAGTCAGTGGCTCGAGGACAAAATCAGGACGACCCGGACACTCTCGCTGCCGACCGTCTATATCCAGGGTGCCGTCGACGGCGTCAATCCGCCATCGGCCGCGAAGGGCGTTCCCTCCAAATTCACGGGACCGTTCGCTTTTATCGAGTTGACAGGGGTGGGTCACTTTGCGCAACGCGAGAACCCCGACGCCGTTGCGAAGCATCTTCTCCATCTCTTTACAGGCGATCCCGCTACGTTGGCCAGCCTCGTCGACTGA
- a CDS encoding NAD(P)/FAD-dependent oxidoreductase, whose product MLRVDEVRDSENFPESVDVVVVGGGIIGVCTAYELARRGVSVVLLEKGFIGAEQSGRNWGWVRQQHRDFHELPLAMRSLQRWEALTSEIGIDLGFRRSGISYGTTQPAELERWERWNKRAAEMGFQSEMLSGEQLKTQFPTSAASWVGGIWSPTDGKAEPSKAAPGIAEGAKQLGVQVFQTCAVRALDIGAGRVAGVWTERGRIRASTVVCAGGAWTSRFLHAHGIDLPVANIIGTAMRTSAAPAPVAGCFNGPGFAMRRRLDGGYTIAVPGHGRFELTPQNIRHSIKFYQMMRSKLAKKLKIRLGGSFFDGPGSSGRWTPDDVSPFERIRVLDPLPDREWAEAALGNVTKTFPEMQGVRVVQTWAGVIDTSPDLIPVICASRAIPGVVIASGFSGHGFGLGPGAGQLVSEVVMNDLPYADITPFRLERFVSGEAIRPPEMM is encoded by the coding sequence ATGCTACGTGTGGATGAAGTGCGGGATAGCGAGAACTTCCCCGAATCGGTCGATGTCGTGGTGGTGGGAGGCGGCATCATCGGGGTATGTACCGCGTATGAACTCGCGCGCCGCGGGGTATCGGTGGTGCTGCTGGAGAAGGGCTTCATCGGTGCGGAACAGTCCGGCCGCAACTGGGGCTGGGTCCGGCAGCAGCACCGCGATTTTCATGAGTTGCCGCTGGCCATGCGCAGCCTGCAACGCTGGGAGGCGCTGACGTCGGAAATCGGTATCGATCTCGGGTTCCGGCGCAGCGGCATCTCGTACGGCACGACGCAGCCCGCTGAACTCGAACGGTGGGAGCGCTGGAACAAGCGTGCCGCCGAGATGGGTTTCCAGAGCGAGATGCTGTCGGGCGAACAACTGAAGACGCAGTTTCCTACCAGCGCCGCATCCTGGGTGGGCGGCATCTGGTCGCCCACGGATGGTAAAGCCGAGCCATCCAAGGCCGCGCCCGGCATTGCCGAGGGAGCGAAGCAACTCGGCGTGCAGGTGTTTCAGACTTGCGCGGTGCGCGCGCTCGACATCGGCGCGGGCCGGGTCGCGGGCGTGTGGACCGAGCGCGGCCGGATCCGCGCATCCACCGTGGTATGTGCTGGCGGCGCCTGGACTTCGCGATTTTTGCATGCGCACGGCATCGATTTGCCGGTGGCCAATATCATCGGCACGGCCATGCGCACGAGCGCCGCGCCCGCGCCGGTAGCCGGGTGCTTCAACGGGCCGGGGTTCGCCATGCGGCGCCGTCTGGATGGCGGTTATACCATCGCGGTGCCCGGCCATGGCCGCTTCGAACTGACGCCGCAGAATATCCGCCATTCGATCAAGTTTTATCAGATGATGCGAAGCAAACTGGCAAAGAAGCTGAAAATCCGGCTGGGCGGCAGTTTCTTCGATGGCCCCGGTTCTTCCGGGCGCTGGACGCCAGACGACGTGTCGCCGTTCGAGCGGATCCGTGTACTCGACCCCCTCCCCGATCGCGAGTGGGCCGAAGCGGCGCTCGGGAATGTCACGAAGACGTTCCCTGAAATGCAGGGCGTGCGCGTCGTTCAAACCTGGGCGGGCGTGATCGACACATCGCCGGATCTGATTCCGGTCATCTGCGCGAGCCGCGCCATTCCGGGCGTCGTGATCGCCTCCGGTTTCAGCGGACACGGTTTCGGGCTGGGACCGGGCGCCGGACAGCTGGTGTCCGAGGTCGTCATGAACGATCTTCCCTATGCCGATATCACACCATTCCGTCTGGAACGGTTCGTGTCGGGCGAAGCGATACGTCCGCCAGAGATGATGTGA
- a CDS encoding aspartate/glutamate racemase family protein, with product MLPLYIINPNSLGEVTARIARASQTQAGTNDPPLRCVTLDAAPPGIISQRDADLAATLVADFVERHHAQASGFVIACYSDPGLSAARELTRKPVIGIGQASLATALSLGERIGVIAVSSRGIARHWRAYRAFGCDALIAGERAIDVSVAESGDEGLALQRLIDTACRLRDDDGAGVIVLGCAGMAELRARVEDAVGVPVIDPCGAAVALALARVREIRQGAGHVATPAVMPAITPAAAFSASPTSTVP from the coding sequence ATGCTTCCGCTCTACATCATCAATCCGAACTCGCTGGGCGAGGTGACCGCACGGATCGCGCGCGCGAGCCAGACGCAGGCGGGGACGAACGATCCACCGCTGCGCTGCGTGACGCTCGACGCCGCGCCGCCGGGCATCATCTCGCAGCGGGATGCCGATCTCGCCGCCACGCTGGTGGCGGATTTCGTCGAGCGGCATCACGCGCAGGCGAGCGGTTTCGTCATCGCCTGCTATAGCGATCCGGGCCTGAGCGCCGCACGCGAGCTGACGCGCAAGCCCGTGATCGGCATCGGCCAGGCGAGCCTGGCGACGGCCCTGAGTCTGGGCGAGCGGATCGGCGTCATCGCGGTCAGTTCGCGCGGCATCGCCCGTCACTGGCGCGCCTACCGGGCGTTCGGCTGCGACGCGTTGATCGCGGGAGAGCGGGCGATCGATGTGTCGGTGGCCGAATCCGGCGATGAAGGCCTCGCGTTGCAGCGTCTGATCGATACCGCATGCCGGTTGCGGGACGACGACGGCGCCGGCGTGATCGTGCTCGGCTGCGCCGGCATGGCCGAGTTGCGCGCGCGCGTAGAGGACGCGGTGGGCGTGCCGGTCATCGACCCCTGCGGCGCGGCCGTGGCGCTCGCGCTCGCGCGGGTGCGCGAGATTCGGCAGGGCGCCGGACATGTCGCAACGCCTGCTGTAATGCCTGCCATAACGCCTGCCGCAGCGTTTTCCGCTTCTCCCACTTCGACGGTGCCATGA
- the crcB gene encoding fluoride efflux transporter CrcB, with the protein MSIEGSIAPGETRMTEFVGLLAISLGAAIGAVARYGLSLGLNLLLPYMPLGTLAANLIAAFIVGAAIAFFGSSPNLSPMWRLFIITGLAGGLSTFSTFAAELLTLLREGRFGWSAAMLFMHVGGSLAATAAGILVVKWLGHR; encoded by the coding sequence ATGTCGATCGAGGGATCCATCGCGCCAGGAGAAACGAGAATGACGGAATTCGTCGGTTTGCTTGCTATCAGCCTCGGGGCCGCAATCGGCGCCGTGGCGCGGTATGGCTTGAGCCTCGGTCTCAACCTGCTGCTCCCTTACATGCCGCTCGGCACACTGGCGGCCAATTTGATCGCGGCCTTCATCGTTGGGGCGGCCATCGCGTTTTTCGGTTCTTCCCCCAACCTGTCGCCGATGTGGCGCCTGTTCATCATTACCGGGCTTGCAGGCGGTCTTTCTACGTTTTCGACCTTCGCCGCGGAATTGTTGACGCTGCTGCGGGAGGGGCGGTTCGGATGGTCCGCGGCAATGCTGTTCATGCATGTCGGAGGCTCGCTTGCGGCTACCGCCGCGGGAATCCTCGTCGTCAAATGGCTGGGTCACAGGTGA
- a CDS encoding MFS transporter, which yields MTPWYKELSRPEKRTFWACFSGWGLDAMDTQMYALAIPTLIAIWGMTRGQAGILGTTVLIMASLGGWAAGILSDRFGRVRILQITIIWFSFFTFISAFTDSFWQLLVTRSLQGIGFGGEWAVGAVLISETINPRVRGRVVGALQAGWAIGYAIAVLMSTVLFNYLPPATAWRVMFAAGAVPALLVIWIRRNVEEAPLYREERARVDASGDQPRIGEVFARPIRATTFKAILLTFGIYGGNYVMITWLPAYLKLVLNLSINSIGGYLAINILGSFAGAFLNGWLADSIGRRKTFVTIACCQAIAVAIYTMTPINLTATLVLGFVLGTLQSGTAAGTGAYLAELFPTRIRGSAQGLCGNAGRAIGAVMPTIVGLISIRLHLGLAMGLCAVASYLIVVIAALSLPETRGRDLSGSGGVVH from the coding sequence ATGACACCGTGGTACAAGGAACTCAGCAGGCCCGAGAAGCGTACTTTCTGGGCCTGTTTCAGCGGTTGGGGGCTGGATGCCATGGACACGCAAATGTATGCGCTGGCCATTCCGACGCTGATTGCGATCTGGGGCATGACCCGGGGTCAGGCGGGAATCCTGGGCACCACCGTGCTGATCATGGCCTCCCTCGGCGGGTGGGCCGCCGGTATTTTGTCGGACCGTTTCGGCCGGGTTCGCATCCTGCAGATCACGATCATCTGGTTCTCGTTCTTCACTTTCATCTCCGCCTTCACCGATTCCTTCTGGCAGTTGCTGGTCACGCGCAGCCTGCAAGGCATCGGCTTTGGCGGGGAGTGGGCGGTCGGCGCGGTGCTGATCAGCGAGACGATCAACCCGCGCGTTCGCGGCCGCGTCGTGGGCGCCCTGCAGGCGGGCTGGGCGATCGGCTATGCGATCGCCGTCCTGATGTCGACGGTGCTTTTCAATTACCTTCCCCCGGCGACCGCATGGCGCGTCATGTTCGCGGCCGGTGCCGTGCCGGCTTTGCTGGTCATCTGGATTCGTCGCAATGTCGAGGAAGCGCCGTTGTATCGCGAAGAGCGGGCACGCGTGGACGCGAGCGGCGATCAACCACGTATCGGCGAGGTCTTCGCACGTCCGATTCGCGCCACGACGTTCAAGGCCATCCTTCTGACCTTCGGTATCTATGGCGGCAACTACGTCATGATCACCTGGTTGCCCGCGTACCTCAAGCTGGTTCTGAACCTGTCGATCAACAGCATCGGCGGCTACCTGGCGATCAATATTCTCGGCTCCTTCGCCGGCGCGTTCTTGAATGGCTGGCTGGCCGACAGCATCGGCCGAAGAAAAACCTTCGTGACGATCGCGTGCTGTCAGGCGATCGCCGTCGCCATCTACACCATGACGCCCATCAACCTCACCGCCACGCTTGTTCTGGGATTCGTGCTGGGCACCCTGCAGTCCGGCACCGCCGCCGGCACCGGGGCCTATCTCGCGGAGTTGTTCCCGACGCGTATCCGCGGTTCAGCCCAGGGGCTCTGCGGCAATGCCGGCCGGGCGATCGGCGCGGTGATGCCGACGATCGTCGGCTTGATCAGCATTCGCCTGCATCTGGGTCTCGCCATGGGCTTGTGCGCCGTGGCGTCCTATCTGATCGTCGTGATCGCCGCGTTGTCGTTGCCGGAAACGCGGGGGCGGGATCTGTCGGGCAGCGGTGGCGTGGTGCATTGA
- the hydA gene encoding dihydropyrimidinase, with the protein MNEIFDLTIRGGTIADDTRVFEADIGVIDGLIAAVGPNLAAGRRDIDARGRLVLPGGIDTHCHVEQRSGMGMMCADDWYSASVSAAFGGTTMIVPFAAQHRGMSLKQVAHDYAALAAEKSVIDYSYHLILSETDATTLDTDLVELIRSGITSFKVYMTYDQLKLDDYQLLDVLAVAAREQALVMVHAENNDVIRWVSQRLLERGKVAPKHHGVSHVVLAEAEATNRAIALSSLLDVPILIVHVSAREAIGTIAAARQMGAAVYGETCPHYLTLTEDAMDAPGMEGAKYCCSPPLRDADAQEALWAALKEGVLQTVSSDHAPYRFDASGKLPFGDATTFKQMANGMPGLELRLPLLFSEGVAKGRLTLPEFVALSATNHARMFGLYPRKGHLAVGADADIAIWHAERETTLTSAALHDRVGYTPYEGMTITGWPETVINAGRVIVEAGALHAERGSGRFIARTAPLPCTAPRPLSPRGRFFRALADDAAARTPAARTPEARMPEYGAGYPESKPHPAELHVYPEAPLE; encoded by the coding sequence ATGAACGAGATTTTCGATCTGACGATTCGCGGCGGCACCATCGCGGACGATACGCGCGTGTTCGAAGCCGATATCGGCGTCATCGATGGCCTGATCGCGGCCGTCGGCCCGAATCTCGCCGCCGGGCGGCGCGACATCGATGCGCGCGGGCGGCTCGTGCTGCCCGGCGGCATCGATACGCACTGCCATGTCGAACAGCGCTCCGGCATGGGCATGATGTGCGCCGACGACTGGTATTCGGCCAGCGTCTCGGCGGCATTCGGCGGCACGACGATGATCGTGCCGTTCGCGGCGCAGCATCGCGGCATGTCGCTCAAGCAGGTGGCGCATGACTACGCCGCGCTGGCGGCCGAGAAATCGGTCATCGACTACAGCTATCACCTGATTCTGTCCGAGACCGACGCGACCACGCTCGACACGGATCTGGTGGAACTGATCCGTTCGGGCATCACGTCGTTCAAGGTCTACATGACCTACGACCAACTCAAGCTCGACGACTATCAACTGCTCGACGTGCTGGCGGTGGCCGCGCGCGAGCAGGCGCTGGTGATGGTGCACGCCGAGAACAACGACGTGATCCGCTGGGTCTCGCAGCGCCTGCTCGAGCGCGGCAAGGTCGCGCCGAAACATCATGGCGTCAGTCACGTGGTGCTCGCCGAAGCGGAAGCGACGAACCGGGCAATCGCATTGTCCAGCCTGCTCGACGTACCGATCCTGATCGTGCACGTCTCCGCCCGCGAGGCCATCGGCACCATCGCCGCGGCGCGCCAGATGGGCGCGGCCGTCTACGGCGAAACCTGCCCCCACTACCTGACGCTGACCGAGGACGCGATGGACGCGCCGGGCATGGAAGGCGCGAAATATTGCTGTAGTCCGCCGCTGCGCGATGCCGACGCACAGGAGGCCCTGTGGGCGGCATTGAAGGAGGGCGTGCTGCAGACGGTATCGTCGGACCACGCGCCTTATCGTTTCGACGCGAGCGGCAAGTTGCCGTTCGGCGACGCGACCACCTTCAAGCAGATGGCGAACGGCATGCCCGGTCTCGAATTGCGTCTGCCGCTGCTGTTCTCCGAAGGCGTCGCCAAGGGAAGGCTGACCCTGCCCGAATTCGTCGCGCTGTCGGCGACGAACCACGCGCGCATGTTCGGGCTGTATCCGCGCAAGGGTCACCTGGCGGTGGGTGCCGATGCCGACATCGCGATCTGGCATGCCGAACGCGAGACGACATTGACGAGTGCCGCGCTGCACGACCGGGTCGGTTATACCCCGTATGAGGGCATGACGATCACGGGCTGGCCGGAGACCGTCATCAACGCGGGGCGCGTGATCGTCGAGGCGGGCGCGCTGCACGCCGAACGCGGCAGCGGCCGTTTCATCGCGCGCACCGCGCCGCTGCCGTGCACGGCGCCACGGCCGCTATCGCCACGCGGCCGGTTTTTTCGCGCGCTGGCCGACGACGCGGCAGCCCGGACGCCGGCAGCCCGGACGCCGGAAGCCCGGATGCCGGAATACGGCGCGGGCTACCCGGAATCGAAACCGCACCCGGCGGAACTCCACGTTTACCCGGAAGCGCCCCTGGAATAG